The following nucleotide sequence is from Megalops cyprinoides isolate fMegCyp1 chromosome 19, fMegCyp1.pri, whole genome shotgun sequence.
CTTGACAACTGGAAACAACACAAGCATTTGGTAAATTTATCACCAGTTATTAGACATGGGgttagaaacatttttgttgctgctgttattgtttgttGTGTAATGCATAAATCTGTGGTTGTTGCTTTCCACCAGCAGAGAAcgataaaaaaaacaaagaatagcCTGTTCTGTCTGAATTCCCACAACCCCAAGAAGCGAGAGGAGACAGGCCAGTTACAGATATGACCAGGTGAGGAGAACAATGTCTGCATGGTTATGTAGTTAGACAACAATATTAATTTCTGTATTCCAGTGTGCTGTGGAAAACATTAATAGCCAGTCACTTAAAAAATTCCAAATAACTTGAAATGTTCATCATAGTATCTAACCATTGGAGTTAAGGTTCTGCATGCCCTTCcattgtataaatgtataaaccATGATactaacagaaaacattttaggGGTCTCCTCAGGTTTCACTGTTGATTGCTGATATCATTGTACTTTTCAATGATCAGGGGGTGATTGAATTCTTCTGTGTTCTCACAGCTCCTCAGCACCCAGAATGCTTCACAATTACAGACGAACGTCAAGCCCTCGGTCCCCCACAAACATGGGAGAACTGTTCACCCCTGCACATGAAGAAAACGTGCGGTTCATCCACGACAGTAAGTCAaacagggacaggaagtgtGATTCAGTCAGAAACTAGGACAGAATGTACAATTCTGTCAGAAACACTGTGTTGTTGGACAAAGGAGTTTGTCATTCTcataatttgtaaaatgcacaGGTTAAAGTATTCAGTTGTGCTACTGAAAAGACATGGGACAAGTCAAAGCTTATGAGTTAAACCTTGAGTCAAGGTGTTTCTGCCCTTTACTGGCACAGCTGTCTCACTGAAACGTAAAGACCCGTCAACAGGCAATTGAACAGCCAGTTTTATTCCATTAAGTTTAGggcaaaataaataagtcaTAAATAATATTCTTAAAGTCTTTTGTTGGCACAAATACCTTCCCACATGCACATTTCTTTAGAAATGCCGGTATACAGAAAGGCTCATGTTTTCCACGTCTCCCCAGCCTGGCAGTGCGTGCTGAGGGATGTAAGGTCCGTGCAGAGCTGTGAGCGCAGCGATCGAGGCCCCCAGGAGTACGTGGAGAAGAACCCAAACCCAGCCCTGCACAGTGAGTGCTCAcgcaggggtgtgtgtgtgtgcgtgtgtgtgtgtgtgtgtgtgtgcgtgtgtgcgtgtgtgcgtgtgtgcgtgcgtgcgtgcgtgcgtgcgtgcgtgcgtgtgcgtggggGTCTGTCTcgacatatgcatgcatgcatgcttggCTCTTTAACTGTGAAACCACAACAGCAATCGTTTTTAGCACAAGCAATCAAGATCAGGAAATGCCCCCTACTTTATTTAATACTGTGCACTGTTGAAACTGGGGCTCACAGTACTTTgtatacaaaacaaacaaaaaaaatgtgtgtgtgtacataagtATAAGGACAGCCAGTATGACAAGGATGTACAAATACAGGTTATAAAGtgattttgtcatgtttttctttttatggtgCAGAAATAGCCATGAgatgtttggttttgtgtgcAGTTTGTAATTTGGTTTGCTTGTGTTCATCATAATCCacctcctgttctctctgcagCATTCACACCAGTCGATTTGAGTGACATCAGGAAACGGAACTCACAAGACTCCAGGAAGTCTTAGTCCTCTACGTTTTTCTATGTTTCGGCCACTTCTTTTCAGGAAAATGCTCTTCCTTCATTCATCCACCAGCCAGCCAGCCTGACAGCCCAAGCCCAGAAGGCCCTTCCATCCTCTGCCTAGCAGGCGAATGGCCTTCCCctgacctcctcctctcccagcagATTGCCAGCCATTACCCCATTCTCAATACCTCTGGAGGTGTCTCTCCACCTGCCCCTATCCACTACCTCCTTCTACcaaactgtctgtctgtgttctggctCTGCCCCTGGTTTTGTCCACTGGGGAAGTAGGAAGAGCTGCAAGGCTGGCATGTCATTTTCAGGGACTTTCACTTCTCTGTgtgatttcttaaaaaaaaaaaataggaaagaTGTCAGTGGGACAGAAGTGGAGACTCATGGGAAAGTAGCGCCAATTAGCTGATAGTTGAGAGCAAACAgtaaaccacacacaaccagacAAAACAAGGATTGCAGAATCTTGCAATAGGTGGATTATAACTGGGAGGTCCACACTTTTTTAGAAGGAATTGTGATCTCATCTCAGTATATGTTGCTAATTTCACTATTCCTGAACAAAAGTATGTTTCCCTAGTATATCGCCATCAAGCTTCTCTAgccacaaacaaaaatcaaaaggtAATGCACACAGGTTTGTGCAGTTGGACTTTGGTGTGGTCTAGCACAGGGAGGCGCATTCAGCAGAAATTCTAGTTAGTCCTTAGTGAGGAATGGAAAAGTTCTGGTCCGGGTACACCACTCATCCTGACAGATTACCCACACTTCCAGGATATTTTGCCACAGTAGAGTTACTTTGGTTAGGTTTGTTGTTCAGTTGGACAACACTGATCCCTGATCAGAGCCTTCTGTCATGTAAACATTTACTGTACTCTTCTTGTAATTTAACCCTAAATATTTGCCCTCTGTCCTGTCAGAAGAGTCTGTAGTCCCTCAGATCCATTGAAAATTGATAATTTAACCAAAGTACAAATTTGTCAGTGACTCCTGAGTTATGTTACCCTGGGTTCATTGTCCTCATGCATGTGGCATAAGGCTCGCAGTTCTTAGTTGCATGGTGTTGGCTGTGTTGTTTGACTCTGTTGTTTTGCTCAACAAGCACTCCCTGAATAAATCTCCCCTGGGGTAGCTGAGTTCACCCAGTGTTCTCTCTGGGTCCATGGGACATCCTCACATTTGTGTGCTGCACGCTTCTGCTCCCAAACCATGCAGGGTTCCCAAAGGCACTTCATTAAGTGTGTGCCTCCCACTGGGACAGT
It contains:
- the mcrip1 gene encoding mapk-regulated corepressor-interacting protein 1; the encoded protein is MTSSSAPRMLHNYRRTSSPRSPTNMGELFTPAHEENVRFIHDTWQCVLRDVRSVQSCERSDRGPQEYVEKNPNPALHTFTPVDLSDIRKRNSQDSRKS